The Xiphophorus maculatus strain JP 163 A chromosome 5, X_maculatus-5.0-male, whole genome shotgun sequence nucleotide sequence CTGTCTTTAGTGAGGTAAAACTGTCTTTAGTGAGGTAAAACTGTCTTTAGTGAGGTAAAACTGTCTTTAGTGAGGTAAAACTGTCTTTAGTGAGGTAAAACTCTGACTTCTGTTGGGAGTGAAgaggctgcaaaaacaaaagaagaattaAAAGTCCGTAGGCGAGCCTGACTTGTTGCAGACTAAGACTGTGTTCCTAAAATCTGACCGGTGACCTCACTGTGGGGGTGGGCTCTGTCCACTCCCCTCCCTCTGAGTCTCCCCTCAGCATGGTTCATAATCTCCATCACTTTGAAACGTCTTTGCTCTGGAAGCGTGACTGCAGCAGCGTGCTGTTGTCCCAACAGCTGGCAGATTTTAAAGGGCCATGCCACTCAACGTAGTCCTGGATGGACCCCCTCCTTGGGGGTTTCGGCTGACAGGAGGAAAGGACTTCAACCAGCCGCTGACCATCTCCAGGGTGAGTGATGGGATGTGATCAGAACGTTCATGTTAGGAGGTAAACATCAGATGGTTTGTGATCGGAGAAGTTGTCCATCTAGACCTGTGTTTCCTCCTTAGGTGGAGGAAACACCGGGTGGGGCAGGGGGTGGGATGGGGTGGGGGTCGTCCCAGAGGGATCTCAGGTTGGTTTACTGTCAGCATTCTCTTTCTGGGACGATTCATTCCAGAAACATTCCTGAGTGGCTTGCAGCTTGCACCTGTGCCACAGTGGCTGCATGTGGTTTAGATACAAATAGCAGCCGACGTCACCGCCTGGCCCGACCGCATGTCAGGGTCTCTTTAAAAGTGTGGAAGATATTTGTGGAAATAAACTCTGATCTTTAGAAACAATGACAGCCTGatggaaaacaggaaaatgtggAGTTCTCAACATGCAGCGTTCCTGGTCATGTTGGCAACTGAGGAAGGGCAGAAATTTTAAGGTTTGTAGTTAGATGGAGTGATAGCAAAGTGTTTTGTTATGTTAGTTATACCAACACTATTGAGCAGCTTACCATCATATTAGATGGAAATTCACTgacaaattagaaaataattcttCTTTACGGAAAACTGTAACTTTGAAAAAGATTTCCACTGTTAtgctattttttaatgtttcaactCACCAAATACGAGAAATAAAACCAGAGTAAATGAGgataaagctgtttttaagtTGTGTAActctttattaattaaaaaaaacaatcctgtgttaaaaaataattgccCTCTAACACCTGTTAACTGCTGATGGTGTGTGTGGCGGTGGCAGCTGCCATCACGCATCCGCAGCAACGGGACACGAGTCGTTTACATCACTGCGGAGGAACGTTGACTCTTCAGATCCATTCAGTCACATCAGAGGGTTTTCAAGTATCCATGGCTGTCATAAAGTCCTGATGGAATTATCTCAACTGCATTaaaatccagactttgactagacccaTCCAAGAGAGGTGGACTTCCTGGTGTTCTTGAGGTTTGGTTAAGGttacaaagaaatgtttagGTTTTCTCCTTTAGGATTTATTTGGTGGACAACAGAATTTGTGGTCCTATCAAATACAGTAGCTGAGCTTCCATTAAAAATGCGCACAAGAGCACAAGACTGTGTTGATTTTGCAActtcagtgtttccattaaataagaaacgtaATTAAAGACACGTGTTGATAAGTTTGTTCACCCAATAAgtctttgaaaaacattctcctcctacttcctgttgtctttttgtGTGCTTTGTGTGATGCGACAAAAGTGTTTCAGTTTAGAGAAATGAACTAATTTGGATGCAGCTGAAAAACCGCCTCATCATGGCGCAAAACGTTTTAGTGAAAAACTTTGCCgcatttccattaagcaaatttatttttgtaattccaatttgctcAAATGTACGGTCactggaaacacagctagtgagTCATGCAGGTCctgaagcagcagagcagcccagaccatcacactgccaccaccgtgtttgaATGTCTCCGTGATCTTTTCACTGAGATGCTGTTAATTTTACAACAGATGTAACAAGATGCAGACCTTCTGACAAGTTACAAAACCATTTGAGAAAACGCCAAGAAATGCTTCATCTTCTAGAGCGATACCAAAGGAAAAACCTTGAGCATGGTTACCAGACAATCTTCACCGGCATACTTAACCTTTTTCCACATCTGCGGACCACACAGGCAAACTGTCTGAATCAGAACGGCACCGTCTCCTCCTGTGTTTGGATTCATTTGCGAGGCTAATTCCCCAGAGTTACAGAGGCTAACATAAGAGATGAGTAATCCCAGGCTCTGTCGGGGTGAGTGTTCTTCTATATTTATGGAAAGACCTCAGGAACTAAATAAAAGTGTAGTTCTATGGCTGGCTGGACCCGGTGACCTCACACCTGTTGTGTCAGTGGACACTCAGAGCTCTGTGATGAGAGAGGAATGAGAGGTTAAGAAATGACAGAGGAGAGAGGAAAGCACGGAGGTCAGACGACACTTTAGAACCGAAACATCTCATAGAATCTGAAAGCGGCTGATTTAGAGTCATGAAGCGAAGAAATTCTTCCTGCAGCAAACTGTCCAGCTTCAGTCAAACACGACTGAATGCAGCGTCTCCCCTCGCTGCCATGTTTGGTCAGGAACATCCTGCTCTGAGGGCCTCTCAGTTGCGGGTGGAAAGTAAACACAAGACGATAAGgatctttttcccccccagctAACTGCAACatcagaacacacacacacacacacacacgcccacacacagaTCACATTCACTACAAACGCTGGATAGCTTTTTCCAACTACATGAGACATGGTGAGGATAAGAGGGTCAACAGTGGATGGATACAGGGACATTTGAAATGTGTCTCAGAGAAAAAGTTGCTGGGAGTTCTGGAAAGCTCCATTAGTAATAATGGagttattatttgtaaaacagcACTTTTAACTTTACCGCATGAACTCGAACTACTCTACTTTCAAAACCCATAAATGtaaaaggtaaagaaaaaaatgacaactatttaaatgtaaatgaacatTGATATTAATcctgtgcttgtgtgtgtgttgggggtgTTTGGAGTTGTGAATGAACAGCCAAGCAGTGTGTATCTATAGTCTGGATTCACATCCAGTATTTTagcaatgtttaaaaaaaaacctcaggaTGTTATAACTCACTCCATCCctgtaacacacacatacacacgcaccctcgcaaacacgcacacacacaaacacgccgCAGTGTAGatctgatgatgtcatgatCAGCCTTCCTCTCATTGAATACAATCTGTAAAGCACATGATCTTTTTCATTGTTAGTTTTCTGATGCATTTCTTGttcatttatgtttcttttctaacTTTATAATAGTGAAAACCTAAATCTGGACGGCTGAATCCAGAAAATCGAGGGGAAAAGTTATTAtcacaacatgaaaacatgccAGCTGGGCtgtacttttattaaaaaagatgttttacaGGACTAAGTTGTAAAAATCATATCTGACCAGAAATAAAGTTTGCAGGTAATAAATCAGTGGAGGTCTGACAGCAGACCTTCAACAGATCCTCTCTGCACTTTCATCCACGGTTATTTATAGTCAGATGACCAAGTCTTAGTTGAACGTAGCTCAACTTGCTACGTCCAGTAACACATTACGACAGAGAGTGGGGTCATGCTCCGGGTCGTATCCGTGGGAACTCTTGGCTGAGATCTTCTTTGATGCTGCTCTGGAAATAGTTTCTCATCTTCATCACTTCCTGGTTATCAGATTCCATATTCCATCTGTGTGCTGTCACAGCGAATGCTTTTGTTGTTGCCGTGACGAGTTCCTCTGGTTCCTCATGTGAAATCCCAGCAGGGCAGTGGAGTTCAGAAACGGGGCCGCTCCCTCTGCAGCATCCCGGTGAGACGCCTCCGCTTTGCTGACTGAACTGAAATGCAGATTGAGGTCATGAATAAATTGTCTTTGCTGTTATTCGTCTGAATAGTTGGGCTTTGTGGTGGAGTctggtttttgtattttagagaCATATTTAGGCCAGGTGAAACTCGGAGAGAGAAAACCGTTCTCCCAGAAGGGAACGAAAAGCTTCAGCCATCAACAACAGGGAAAAGTGATGATATAAAACTGATGAAGAACAGACAAAAGATCTCCTCCATCTTGAAGGAATTTAGAAAGAACAATATATATGAAGAACAATATAATCAGGAGGTTGGACATACAAACTGCTCAGAAGAACAGATCTGTGCTGCTGCAATATGGAGACAAAATCAGCCCAGTTCTCACTGTGAGCACAAGTTAGAATATACTATTAAcctaaaatgaatgtttttgaacagcgtatgtgaaaaaaaacaaacaaagtaaaCACGTGCAGGaagcaaaataacaatattcctgcatcaaaacaaaatcacaacagCTGACAGACATCAGGAACACGGGCGCCGCTGAGATCAGAACCCAACATGGACCGGAAGGTTCTGATGTGTTCTGAAAGCGTCTGAGATTATGAGGCAAGACAATGATCATCATTTTCACTTCAAAAACTGAAAGGCGTTTTCATTTCACTTCCTCTCTACATCGTCCTGTTTACAGCAGGCAGGCATCAGATTTCAGCCCATAAAGTTTTAATTAGGTTTTCTGTGACAGATCAAAACACGGCAGTAAAGAAAAGATGAATTTGAAGGAAAATTTCGATATGAATGTTTCTGAACTTCAATTCGAAAAGTTTTGCCACTGATTGGatcctttcttccttttccttctccaagcgccaaaactttttatcaaaaaacagtttttttttttgtgtgtgtttaaactggtgtgtttccatcaagcaaattaatttttataaatgtcaaattgcataATTACATGTTGTGTTCATTGTTAGTTTAATGCATCAAACACTaacttttttcacatgtttgctgtgtatCCAGAAACTGCTGTTGCCAATAAAGACCAGATTTGCAGGAAGCTCAACTGACTGTTATCCTGTCAATAGATTGGTCTTCCTGAGCCGTGGATCCTGtgagctcctccagagttaccagcAGGCCTCTGAGCTCGTTCTCTGACCGATCTTTGTTGTGGACTGCCTAAGCTAATAACGTTCTTTGGGGGATGGGGAGATTGAGAGGGtgtgtaaaacattaaaacctcTGACACGAATAagactcaaaacaaaaagaaattctgaATTTACTCCCAGCAACTCCTTCTGCTTTCCTCAATCAGACTTAAAACGGTCAGAGGTCACGGTCTTCTCATGACCCCTCCAACTCGTGACAGTCGCCACTTTTCTGAATGTCGTGGATTCTGTGTTTTGATTTGCAGTTGAAGCTTCAAATAGACTAGATtaattgttgttgttgggttttattGATATTGGTTGAAATGGATAAACTAAATAATCAGAAGATGAAGATTAGATTTAAAAGTTCTGCTTCCTCAGAATACAGACTGCTGATATAATAATATACagtttttaaggcttttaagATAAAAAGCAGTTTTGCTTCTCCTGAATGTTAGTTCACTAAAATCACTGACTtaataatttacacaaaataacTGTATTTATTGTTAGATCTGCATTTCCTGAGTCACTTGAATGATTTGTTCTGCAGAATAGTTTGAAagaaatgattatttataaacTGTTAATTCTGCTGATCTAACCAGCAAAGAGCCAGGATTCATCTTCATAAGATCAGAGTTTAGTTTagaacagcaaaatgttttctgactCATTTATATTCCCCTTTAACTCCGACAGGTAGATGTACATAAAGTCACGTTTAACATACAATATCTACTCTGACTTTCTGTGTCTCTAATACAttagaaaatctgaaataaagttCAGAAATGAGGCAAATTTTCATGAAATCTGCATTTGTCAAATATTGTAAAGCATGATAAGGTTATGTAGCTTTTAAAAAATCGAAACCCTACACCCAGAATATCTGCTCTATATGCTGATATGACccttgattattttattttgattgtcGGATTCttataaataatagaaataaataaataagccaaaccatacacacacacacacatactcggGGTGTAGGGTTGTGTGTACACTCATACGGTGTGTTCTCCCCCCTTAGACTTAAAGTAATATTTGAATCttataaatatgtttcttctgactAGAAGCAATATTAACTTTTCTGAACCCTGACTTCCGTCTTCTACAGGGAGCTAAAGGTTAGCATGATGGTAATGAGGTAATCACTAAAGAGCCAAACTAACATACAAAACGTTGTTCCACGATTATAAGAAGGGTTTGTTCTGTAatgttataaataatttttcaactGACTATTTAGAAGAGTTATAACCTTTGACCTGACACATTTGATGTAAAACATTAACAACAGCAGATTTCTTGTCCAAATGGAAGCttcttttacattgtttttgaaTCTGATTTCATATCAGAAACAATCTTCCTGGTtgaattaattcatttaaatcaaattctgaCAGGATCACCAATGATAAAGCTATAACCATACATCTGCACTACgcaatgaatgaaaaacaaggtGAAATATAAATTCtacctgtttttcttcttcttcttcacatcCAGATCACTCCTGGCAGTAAAGCTTCCGGGGCCAAGTTATGTGCTGGGGACATCATCCTGGCCATCGAGGGGGCCCCGGCTGCGGACATGCTGCACTGTGAGGCCCAGAGCAAGATCAAGGAGTGTTTCAACCAGCTGTGCCTTACTGTGGAGAGGTGAGGGCcatgagcacacacacacacacacacacacacacacacacacacccacacacgcacacacgcacacacacacacacacacacgagtgTATATGCTGAAACTCTCTAAGttaaattttatgtaatagattTATCAGCTGTTGCTTCAGCAAAAGTTCCATGTTCCATAAGGATTTATTTATAGTTTGTGGTAATGTCTTCTGCAATTCTTAGagtgtaaaaatgttcagttgCCAATAGAATATGTTCAAACTATGTTTTAAAGGTTCAAAGACGCTGGGCTCTGACAGTTTATTAAAACTCGTCAAAAACATGCCTGGGGAGTTGCTtcgattctttcatgcatgtttgagaaatcttttaatctccatggcaaccattcagctgtgcaaaacccCTGGGTGGACCAAGCTCCGCCTTTGAGACACCGCTCCTCCCCCTGCCTCCCCCACTCAGTGCCTTCAGCCTAGTTTGTATAGTGACCGCAAACATCTGCTactataggagctacttctcacaTCAACacaggtaaaaatgttgttaaagggttaatggaggagccatgttgtaatgacttcctgaaggcggagtttgagaaagagcaggagatcttaaagagacagaggcccaatttctaggtgttaaattacaaagtcgttgccctgcgacagagtGACTACCTGTCCAGGTtgaaccccgcctctcatccaaagatatatagatatataatgtattttttataacaatggAACATAGCATAGTTACTTAATTATACTACAAAATGGaatatgtgcctggaaaacagaCAATACTGCCTTTTCAAAATGTGTGTACTCTAAGGAGATCTGTGTGTAATTACCAGGAACGAATCAATGCTGTGGTCCCCACGGGTGGTAGAGGATGGAAGAGCTCATCCGTTTAAACTCAACCTGGAATCAGAACAGCAGGTGTGTGAGTAATATTATCTCAGTGCAACAGAAGGAAAAGTCTGGCTTCAAACTGTTTTCCTTCCTGCAGGAATACAAGCCGATTGGAACTGCTCACAACCGGAAAGCTCAGCCGTTTGTGGCAGCAGCAAACATCGACGACAAGCGGCAGGTGGTCAGCACGTCCTACAACACTCCCATCGGCCTGTACTCCTCCGGCAACATCCAGGACGCCATGCAGGGCCAGATCAGAGGCCTGGTGCTTCCCAAGCCTGAGAGGTGCTCACAAATCATTTTCAACAGCCACTgaagacagtaaaaaaaaaaataataaataataataataataaagttggAGTAGTTCCAccaaaaatcccagaaaaactcacaaaaagtggaaaattttcaacttttgaaactcagaaattttccattattttctataaaaagactttttgacagaaatttctttttttttctttataaaggCCTTAATATGCTGTTGTATGAAACTGATGAGTCGAATAAAATTCctcattatttatttcattcattttccacAGACTAAACGCTacttttaattattgatttaggtcaacatgttatttaattaatcaacaacaaaataaagtttcataaCAATAAAGGTGGTGCCCACAGTTTAAGATGTTGTGGCAGGATTGTAACGTGCCGAGTGGGAGTCTGACCCTCTCATCTCAACCTGTCTCAGGTTAGAAGTGAAGCATCTGCATGATGCTCTTCTCATCCAGGATCACTTAAAAACATTCTTCATTCTTGGGTGTTTCTAGCTCCACATTCCTGgtcattatttttttggttgacCCTTGACCTGCCACCGAGGCTGAGCGTTCTGACTCCAGGATATTGTGGTAGTCTTTGGACGTCAGTCTGCCTTGAACAGATCCAAGTTTTTCCATCCCAGATGCAGCAaagcagaaccaaaacaaaaacttgtccTCTCTTctgcagaggggaaaaaaatctccttGTGGAAACATGGAGCTGACGTGAGAGACCAAAATGCTGTGGTTTTGTCTCATCGGCTTACAGGACCTTGTTCCAGGAACTTTGGAGTGTGTCAGtgtacattttgttaaattccAGTtcgtttttttctgtcagtagCAGGTCTGGGTCTTATGCCTGAAGATGTTTGAAGGCGGTACGTTAAAAAAGAGACAAACCTTCACCGTGGAGTTAGCTGCCACTGAATCCTCCTTGCTTTCTCATCCTGGGATCTTAGCTTCATGAtactctaaaaataaattatattaacatattatcacattatatttttaattgcatgTCTGAGGTTATCAAAACTGTTTGAAACTCAACTTGTAAGATTTTGGAAACGGCGTTGCTGTTGAAAAGAATCCAGAGTTCATTCCTTCTGTTTCAGACCTCAAAGTCTAGTGCTGAGTTCAGTCTCTATCACCCTTTAAAACTCTACATTTTAGAGTTTTAAAAGAGAAGAGCTTTTGCTCTCTGATTTTAATAGTAATtaataagcaaataaatgagCCAGTGTAGAGTCAAAATAGCTCATTTGTAAAGATGTAGACATATCTGCAGGCTGAGCTTCAGTTTAGACTCTATCTTTAGAAACTCATAAAATGAATTCTTTGAAGTTGAGCCACAGGTTATTTAAAGCTGCGTATAGCTGAGAGTTATTGTCTTTTGTTTCAGCGTTAAAACTCCTCTGCTTTGGTGCCACCTAGAGGACAAACTTTGCATTCCCATAacttgaataaaacaaagaaagaaaaatactttttaaaccCAGTTtatagtttgttgttttgtttcataatccatccatccatccatccatccatccatccatccatccatccatccatccattcccccttctctctctctctctctttctttctagGACTAAGTCTGGTTAGTTGTATCAAACATGATGGATCATAATCCTCTCTTATAATGACGTTCCCCTCTGTTAATATTGTTGTCATTCAAATGCACTATATTTGTCCTCTATTATTACTCACATTGTAATACAGATTGTATCTGGTCACTTAGAATGTAACTGTGAGAATGTAACTGCAAATAGTAAGGAGTAGTTTAACATTTTCGTATGTCAACTTCACATGGATAGCAGTGCATTCCTTTTTTACTAGCTTATTAGAGGAATtgatcagaaagaaaaacaattagacATGTAATATAATATTTGAAATTTGCTCTGTCACATACAGAAAGTCAAACATGTATTAACTGACTAAATAATGTTCTATGTGTCCAGTTCAACACATCCTCCGTATTTGATTGAAGACTTTATATTGGTGCCTAAATCTCTGTCCCTGAATGTCTCTGAATGTCCCTGAATGTCCTGCTCAGTCCCAGGACTCTGACCAACATCGAGGAATCTGATGTGTACCGGATGCTGCAGAGGGACCAGGACGACCCCCCGGAGCCTCGGCAGTCCGGATCATTTAAAGCCCTGCAGGAGTTCATTGACAGTGATGGTGAGACGAGGCATTTCCTTCAAACAtcagcaacatttctttttcatttggaAGCTTTACTGCCACTCATTGTGGCGTGCAATAGGTTCcgtcaatgtgttttattcgatttattgtttattattcaCCAGTTTGCTTTACAAGGTCAGAACCAGGATCAGCTTTATTCACCAACTTGGTGCACACAGACAAAGATTATGACTTCAGCTCCACTTCGCTCTCAATAGAAACATTTACATAGAAATATATACAAAAGGCAAAATAAGAAATCATTTTTGGTTTGAAGATAATCATGTGTAACCACCACACCACCATGCTGTCAGGCACCACAGCTGGGAGGAAGTGGACTGAGTCGTATTATAAACACTGTGTGAGCTTTCTAATATGCTAGAcctatttttgacttttgatcattttgttgGATGTCTGTGGAAACCAATGTACATGTGATAAGCAGCATCATTAACAAGTTTTGGGAGGAGTAGGTCCAGCCAGTGCAGCCGAACAATCCGTCACCAAGACACACTCTAATGTGTTCCCCTTATTAATCAAGTGCTTTGCTCTTAACGTTGGATATTTTGTCAATACAAAAGCACTTCCCTGCACGTTTCATTGgttgcacagaaaaaaacagtccTGGTTGAACTTAAGTATGAAAATCCTTCAAGCCCCAAAGGAGGCATCAAATGGGATTGAAGGCGTCGTGAGTCCCGCAGTGTGTGctttaagtgttttgttttaattcatgtgATCGGATCACGAGAGCTTGTTTTATTGAGAGGATTCTGTGTCATGCGTCCAGGCACTCGACCCATTGTGACTCGCACAGTGAAAGCCCCCACGACTAAACCTGCTGCGCCTTCAGGAAACCTGCAGAAGCTGCCTGTCTGCGACAAGTGTGGGAATGGCATTGTGTGAGTACAAAGAGAGCAGATCATCTGTGGTTCTCATTAAGATCCGACTGACGACAACACGAGCAAAAGGAATCGGCTGAATGTAAACCCGGCTGGGATAGAGAGGAGCTTACACACACTTTTAATGGGGTTATTGCTATGCTTTGaggaattgttttaaatttaccaCGTATTTGATGAACAAAGTCAAGTTTATTGTCAAAATCTGCTACTTGTTCAGGACGTACATAGAAAGACCCATGGAGAAATAAGCAtctaaataaacatgaacattaaacattaacaatgaaaaaaaaacgaTATGGACGTTCT carries:
- the pdlim3 gene encoding PDZ and LIM domain protein 3; the encoded protein is MPLNVVLDGPPPWGFRLTGGKDFNQPLTISRITPGSKASGAKLCAGDIILAIEGAPAADMLHCEAQSKIKECFNQLCLTVERNESMLWSPRVVEDGRAHPFKLNLESEQQEYKPIGTAHNRKAQPFVAAANIDDKRQVVSTSYNTPIGLYSSGNIQDAMQGQIRGLVLPKPESPRTLTNIEESDVYRMLQRDQDDPPEPRQSGSFKALQEFIDSDGTRPIVTRTVKAPTTKPAAPSGNLQKLPVCDKCGNGIVGTVVKARDKCRHPGCFVCADCDVNLKQKGYFFVESQLYCEIHARARMRPPEGHDLVTTFPSS